A DNA window from Christiangramia salexigens contains the following coding sequences:
- the pckA gene encoding phosphoenolpyruvate carboxykinase (ATP), whose translation MVDNTQITKTISLENYGIKGAKVHYQLTSKELQEETLRLKQGVESSSGALAINTGEFTGRSPKDRFIVKDEVTKDKVWWGDINLPFDPEKFDKLYNKVVDYLGGKEIYARDAYACAEESYRLNIRVINEYPWSNMFAYNMFLRPDVSEIENFKEDWLVVNAPGFKADPETDGTRQENFAILNFSKKIALIGGTGYTGEIKKGIFSALNFILPVYKNTLPMHCSANVGESGDTAIFFGLSGTGKTTLSADPDRRLIGDDEHGWTAEDTIFNFEGGCYAKVINLTEENEPEIYHAIKPGAILENVIMDKKGVVDFEDVSITQNTRVSYPLEHIDNTQQPSIGENPKNIFFLTADAFGVLPPISKLTPGQAAYHFISGYTAKVAGTEAGVDEPVPSFSACFGAPFMPLHPTKYAEMLSRKMKASNVNVWLVNTGWTGGPYGTGSRMKLKYTRKMISDALEGKLEDVEFEKHEIFGLQMPKTCDGVPSEILNPKNTWKDKESYDLKAKQLSEFFRKNFRKFEEYANDEIMQGAPVE comes from the coding sequence ATGGTCGATAACACCCAAATTACGAAAACGATTTCGTTAGAGAATTACGGGATCAAGGGCGCCAAAGTACACTATCAGTTAACTTCAAAGGAACTTCAGGAAGAAACATTAAGGCTAAAACAGGGGGTAGAAAGCTCTTCTGGAGCCTTAGCGATTAATACCGGAGAATTTACCGGTAGATCTCCAAAAGACAGATTCATTGTAAAAGATGAGGTCACCAAAGACAAAGTTTGGTGGGGAGATATAAATCTTCCTTTTGATCCAGAGAAGTTTGATAAACTTTACAATAAGGTAGTCGATTACCTTGGAGGTAAAGAGATTTATGCCAGGGATGCCTATGCATGCGCCGAGGAGTCTTACCGTTTAAACATACGGGTGATCAATGAATATCCATGGTCTAATATGTTTGCATATAATATGTTCTTAAGACCAGATGTTTCTGAAATAGAAAATTTCAAAGAAGACTGGTTGGTTGTAAATGCACCTGGCTTCAAAGCAGATCCTGAAACAGATGGAACTCGTCAGGAAAATTTTGCCATCCTTAATTTTAGTAAAAAAATAGCTCTAATTGGAGGAACCGGTTATACAGGAGAGATCAAGAAAGGTATTTTTTCTGCTCTTAATTTTATTTTGCCGGTATATAAGAATACGCTTCCTATGCACTGTTCAGCAAATGTTGGAGAGTCTGGGGATACTGCTATTTTCTTCGGATTATCTGGAACAGGTAAAACCACTTTATCTGCAGATCCTGACAGAAGATTGATAGGAGATGATGAGCATGGCTGGACAGCTGAAGATACCATCTTTAATTTTGAAGGTGGATGTTATGCTAAGGTCATTAATCTAACAGAAGAAAACGAGCCTGAAATCTATCATGCCATTAAGCCGGGAGCAATTCTGGAAAATGTGATCATGGATAAAAAAGGTGTAGTAGATTTTGAGGATGTTAGTATTACACAAAATACTCGTGTAAGCTATCCTTTAGAGCATATAGATAACACGCAGCAACCATCTATTGGTGAGAATCCTAAGAATATATTTTTCTTAACTGCAGATGCTTTCGGAGTTTTGCCTCCTATTAGTAAGCTTACTCCAGGCCAGGCAGCCTATCACTTCATTAGTGGGTACACGGCCAAGGTTGCCGGTACAGAAGCTGGTGTGGATGAGCCGGTTCCAAGTTTTTCTGCATGTTTTGGTGCGCCGTTTATGCCATTACATCCAACGAAGTATGCTGAAATGCTTAGTCGAAAAATGAAAGCTTCCAATGTAAATGTTTGGTTGGTGAATACTGGCTGGACGGGAGGTCCTTATGGAACCGGTAGCAGGATGAAGCTTAAGTATACGAGGAAAATGATAAGTGATGCCTTAGAAGGTAAACTGGAAGATGTGGAATTCGAAAAGCACGAAATTTTTGGCCTTCAAATGCCTAAAACGTGCGATGGAGTCCCATCTGAAATATTGAATCCAAAGAATACATGGAAGGATAAGGAGTCCTATGATCTTAAAGCAAAGCAATTATCTGAATTCTTTAGAAAGAACTTCAGAAAATTTGAAGAGTATGCTAATGATGAGATCATGCAGGGAGCTCCTGTAGAGTAA